One genomic segment of Hymenobacter psoromatis includes these proteins:
- a CDS encoding type III polyketide synthase, giving the protein MPSYLGAIGTATPAHRLAQPVIADFMAGALQLDADGTRKLRALYRVSGIEHRYSVLADYGRANGDYEFFPNTPGLEPFPTVSQRMAAYRREALPLALAAVRESLRQAPGIEAGSLTHLITVSCTGLYAPGLDIELVAALGLPLHVRRTCVNFMGCYAAVNALRLADSIVRADSAARVLVVSVELCTLHFQKSHEEDHLVSNALFGDGAAAALVLGQPLPGPTPCLALQAFHCGLAPEGTKDMAWHIGDFGFEMTLSGYVPALIERGIGQLTAELLKDLPVRREDIRHFALHPGGRKILEAIEKALNLSRDDNRHAYRVLREFGNMSSATVLFVLRELLSTASSADNGAPVLSCAFGPGLTMEAMLLKICA; this is encoded by the coding sequence ATGCCCAGCTACCTGGGTGCCATCGGCACCGCTACTCCCGCCCACCGCCTCGCCCAGCCCGTCATCGCCGATTTTATGGCTGGGGCGCTGCAACTGGACGCGGATGGCACGCGCAAGCTGCGGGCGCTCTACCGGGTATCGGGCATCGAGCACCGCTACTCGGTGCTGGCTGATTATGGCCGGGCCAATGGCGACTACGAGTTTTTTCCCAACACACCGGGCCTGGAACCCTTCCCGACCGTGAGCCAGCGCATGGCCGCCTACCGGCGCGAGGCCCTACCCCTGGCCCTGGCCGCCGTGCGAGAGAGCTTGCGTCAAGCCCCTGGCATCGAGGCTGGTAGCCTCACGCACCTCATCACCGTAAGCTGCACCGGCCTGTACGCGCCGGGTCTGGACATTGAGCTGGTGGCGGCCCTGGGCCTACCCCTGCACGTGCGCCGCACCTGCGTGAACTTCATGGGCTGCTACGCGGCCGTGAACGCCCTGCGCCTAGCTGACAGCATCGTGCGCGCCGACTCCGCCGCGCGGGTGCTGGTGGTGAGCGTAGAGCTGTGCACCCTGCACTTCCAGAAGAGCCACGAGGAGGACCACCTGGTGAGCAACGCGCTGTTTGGCGACGGGGCGGCGGCGGCCCTGGTATTGGGCCAGCCGCTGCCCGGCCCTACCCCCTGTCTAGCGCTGCAAGCCTTCCACTGCGGCCTCGCGCCCGAGGGTACCAAAGACATGGCCTGGCACATCGGCGACTTCGGCTTTGAGATGACGCTTTCGGGCTACGTGCCGGCGCTCATTGAGCGCGGCATCGGGCAGCTCACGGCCGAATTGCTAAAGGACCTGCCGGTACGCCGCGAAGATATCCGGCACTTCGCGCTGCACCCCGGCGGACGCAAGATACTAGAAGCCATCGAGAAAGCCCTGAACCTAAGCCGCGACGACAACCGCCACGCCTACCGGGTGCTGCGCGAGTTTGGCAATATGTCGTCGGCCACGGTGCTTTTCGTGCTACGCGAGTTGCTGAGCACAGCCTCATCTGCCGACAATGGGGCACCGGTGCTCAGCTGCGCCTTCGGCCCCGGCCTCACGATGGAGGCCATGCTCTTGAAAATCTGCGCCTAG